The genomic window AGTTGATTTGGCAACAATTTGGCTTTATCAATACTGTAACTATTAGGGAAGTCACACAATTTTAGAGAGGGTCAAACGGTTATGACTTAATCAcatcactaaaaatattttacttcggctatttttaaaacaaaaacaatacctacaaaataattttggtattatataaaattatatatatataatatttgattgctttgtaaaatatagCACCTATGAACTGATAAACACGTGAGAAAAATATCAACTCCTAAAATTTGATTCGATAAATTCCATAATCACTGGTTTAGTCAAGTATTAGATCATATGATGCGGCTTCATTTAGCAATATAGTTTTCCCACAATATCTTTAATCACATATGTAAAAccatttgcaataatttttataccatcATGTGACAACACATCATTATAAAATGTGTCTTTATAAGTACATCACATCAAAAAATCGGAAAATATTATCAGAGGCATTATAGATAGCACATTTCCATCACACCATATGGGTAATTcagaaattataattatatgtattttctaaCGTCAAATATTGAAAAGTCACTAGATACCAAAAAATACAGCCAATATGTAATGGCACATATGAGATTAACAACATATACAGCATTACAACGAACAGCAAAATACTAAGTGACGCCATATTCTCACATCCTAATCATATCAAGTTATTTGTATCACATAatgttaaatcacatcacctTATAAGATATTGAAACATCGCATTACGCTATATAATATctattgaatgaaaaaacacaACACTTAGCATAGAAGACCCAAAAGAGCCAAGTGGCTCGGTCAAAATCTCAccacttcatttttattttttgtcatcacgaacatttacaatttttcaatgtttACATAACAAATTTTACTAATACACACACTCATTAAAATTGCGAATTTATATCGTCAATCCACTGGTTCCAACGCTTATACCATTTTTCGAAAGCTGCCTCGCGCTCACTGCCACTGAAGGCACCGTAAGTAATCGAGTTCGAAGCTAGCTGTTTCAACAGGCCAAGATCTGCTTTTCGCGACGCGATGACCATAAACGCCATATAAAAATCGTGTGTCAGCGGAGTGGCTTTCCAAAATGAGGGATCATCAGAGGCAATGACCACAGGATAATTAACGGCAAAGAGCACAGCGGCGGGATGTGTGCGCAAATCGCCAATGTATTGCAGTACTTGATTGGATATTGGATTTATTTCAATTGCAATGTTTCGTAAACGCGCCAATTGCAATACTTCGGGATGCTTGAGCAGCGCCAAACCATGTCCAATGCGTTTCGTGCCGAGAAGTACGGCGTCGAGCAGATTTTCATCGGTGTTGGTACCATACCAATTCGTTTCGCCggcatgaaaataaaaattgatttcgtcTTGCAGAGCAAGCAGCTCGCGAGTGTAGTCATGTAAGGGGCGACCCTCATCTTCCCAACCCACCAAATCGAAGCCAGCGAAGTAATCGGGGAAGTGGGACTACGGAGAAGCAAAGTAAAGCGCTTAAATAGCGATGTGgcgttaaaaatatatattcccTACCTTCAGAAGCAACGCATTGCCCAAATATTCTACGAAACGAGCATCGGACACTTTTCTTGTCGGTGCGTAAATCAGGCGTGAACCAATCCAGTCTGGATACGAAGCGCGAAATCGCAAATCAGCATCGCGCATTGCACGTGTCGTATTCAAAAGGGTGTAGTTACCGCCACTCACGTCATACAGCTGATGAGAGAAAACAAAAGCTACATAGAAGCAGTAAAGCGATTAACGGTAACACACTCACTATCGGCAGGACGGAACGAATTTCCAAATATTGCACGCCATCTGCATAGAACTCCTCCAACGCTTTATAAATGTAGTCGCCCCACACTGGCGCATATGTCAGCAGCCCCACCACAAGCCGAAATATGCTACGGAAACGCTTCCAGACCGCATCCTCGCTTGGAAAATGTTCTAGCGGATACATAGTCAACTGCGCCAGCAACTTCTTATCGACAACATCGCTGAGCACACTTTTTCGCAATTCGCTCAGCAATGACCAGTCGCACGACTCTTCGTTCTGCGGCTGCAGCAAAGAGAAGCGTAACATCTTATACTCTTGCGTCTCACTCTTTGCAACACAAATCCACAAATGCTCACGATAGGTCAACGATAGCAGATACTGACTGCTACACAACGCCATATCATGCGCATGCAAGACGCCACCTTTTGGCATCGTTTTAAGGTAACGAAAGAGCGTCGTATTGCCAATTTTCTCAAATGAGCGGAAAAAATGCTGCGCCACCTGAAAGTGGCTTATGTTTTTCAAACCCAACTCCAGTTCGTGCTGCTTCTCCAGCATGATCAACTCATTGACGACGCGTTCATTGGCGTTG from Bactrocera tryoni isolate S06 chromosome 5, CSIRO_BtryS06_freeze2, whole genome shotgun sequence includes these protein-coding regions:
- the LOC120777085 gene encoding adenosine deaminase 2-A-like yields the protein MANLRWIRNLAIFLILSNFLVFALLLDLPALHGYAQLAERVRIYETMRADILEKESNNQLGGRVLLNANERVVNELIMLEKQHELELGLKNISHFQVAQHFFRSFEKIGNTTLFRYLKTMPKGGVLHAHDMALCSSQYLLSLTYREHLWICVAKSETQEYKMLRFSLLQPQNEESCDWSLLSELRKSVLSDVVDKKLLAQLTMYPLEHFPSEDAVWKRFRSIFRLVVGLLTYAPVWGDYIYKALEEFYADGVQYLEIRSVLPILYDVSGGNYTLLNTTRAMRDADLRFRASYPDWIGSRLIYAPTRKVSDARFVEYLGNALLLKSHFPDYFAGFDLVGWEDEGRPLHDYTRELLALQDEINFYFHAGETNWYGTNTDENLLDAVLLGTKRIGHGLALLKHPEVLQLARLRNIAIEINPISNQVLQYIGDLRTHPAAVLFAVNYPVVIASDDPSFWKATPLTHDFYMAFMVIASRKADLGLLKQLASNSITYGAFSGSEREAAFEKWYKRWNQWIDDINSQF